Proteins encoded by one window of Salvia splendens isolate huo1 chromosome 5, SspV2, whole genome shotgun sequence:
- the LOC121803670 gene encoding uncharacterized protein LOC121803670 isoform X2: protein MGSKFCEQTDADYQNNGVKSPPNICVLTGEEFLDEFLRDRVASRRVPVANDTDQIPSSKPGYDVAQDHLVTSIHDTRKTDAESCPDYVDLSSAEGNGVNMNGSNAYYKELHVNGQNHRKCSGDLDRGSPSGPLVYSSESPHSNQSYSKGSECTDSSFSRKLKLLCSFGGKILPRPNDGKLRYVGGDTRIISLEKNATYLELLKKIMVICKYHNTIKYQLPGEDLDALISVASDEDLHHMFEEYHDLEKVSQRPRLFLVSSGDIESPYSSEGRTMQQGDCPYVAAVNGMVDSSPRRTYSRESLESQWTNNVDSPTLQMDSPTSFHHLEYQNGGGSLNTTWTLSNPSSQVFSTPQVPSTTSVASSPFPPVQFTYPNASYLKGYEDAQSSYGYTNKFPYVMESTANDNPHCFDAAVYDHNQLVNTSAILDSSNQNSQMAYEHATNPLVVSHFHMPSKDFQPTSPYVPRFADAMIGFANVPPQSEKLVPSQDKCGYYPVTGVGNSYWTNTNPIPESQPTNEVGSSVPLEQETENISWAFGAEKLPSLEMSVSSLQEVEGQKAREKDQVTRSEYQVFHEIINLNKDSIEWEGDTIMPIKNNSVGQFREMFAIEKNYVLNDEFLEHTKNLPQIICCPDSQVSLHVPKSELQMNGSNNSSSSFSSAEYPADFWRELSGNCQISQNKPEFLIKSQTGPRSTNCDTDFYDHLIFPETADHALKGDVTCQKQMVKKSNDMTSSHECMNNKITYINSMEDLDIRNGIFVNSQYPNNYHKPGIQQGPVKVEDVAGSLQHGIPSSSTNSIQRPDEDSEAAESPEDTSGTESHLSESNDYVVGVDEITTSELLIEAAVIEKEASIYGLQIIRNTELEDLQELGSGTFGTVFHGKWRGTDVAIKRIKQSCFAGRSSEQEKLAKDFWREAKILSTLHHPNIVAFYGVVPDGPGGTLATVTEYLVNGSLRHVLLRKGRVLDRRRKVIIALDAAFGMEYLHVRNIVHFDLKCDNLLVNLGDPRRPVCKVGDFGLSRIKRNTFVSGGVRGTLPWMAPELLNGNSSQVDVFSFGVTLWEILTGEEPYVNMRCGAIIGGIVSDSLRPPVPERCDPEWRMLMEQCWSHEPEARPPFSEITKRLQGMSKGILPKRVNRVKR, encoded by the exons ATGGGAAGTAAGTTCTGTGAACAGACTGATGCTGATTATCAGAACAATGGAGTGAAAAGCCCACCTAACATATGTGTGCTGACAGGGGAGGAATTTTTAGATGAATTTTTGAGGGACCGCGTTGCATCTAGGAGAGTGCCTGTTGCAAATGACACCGATCAGATCCCCTCGAGCAAACCAGGCTATGATGTTGCTCAGGATCACCTTGTTACAAGTATTCATGATACTAGGAAAACAGATGCCGAGAGTTGTCCAGATTATGTAGATTTATCTTCTGCTGAGGGAAATGGAGTCAATATGAACGGATCAAATGCATATTACAAGGAATTGCATGTGAATGGACAGAACCACAGAAAGTGTTCTGGGGATTTGGATAGAGGTAGTCCATCTGGTCCACTTGTTTACTCCTCAGAGTCTCCTCATTCAAATCAGAGTTATAGTAAGGGATCAGAATGTACAGACAGTTCGTTTTCAAGAAAATTAAAACTCCTCTGCAGTTTTGGAGGAAAAATATTACCAAGACCAAATGATGGGAAGCTTAGATATGTTGGTGGTGATACAAGGATTATATCTCTTGAGAAAAATGCAACCTATCTGGAGCTTCTGAAAAAAATAATGGTGATTTGTAAGTATCATAATACAATCAAGTACCAACTTCCAGGTGAAGATCTGGATGCGCTTATATCGGTGGCTTCTGATGAAGATCTTCATCATATGTTTGAAGAATATCATGATCTAGAGAAAGTATCTCAGAGACCGAGActttttcttgtttcttctgGTGATATTGAGAGTCCGTATTCTTCAGAAGGTAGGACTATGCAGCAAGGTGACTGTCCATATGTTGCTGCTGTTAATGGCATGGTGGATTCTAGCCCTCGTCGAACCTATAGCAGGGAGAGCTTGGAAAGCCAGTGGACAAATAATGTCGACAGTCCAACTCTACAGATGGACTCACCTACTTCTTTTCATCATTTAGAATACCAGAATGGAGGTGGTTCGTTAAATACCACATGGACACTTTCTAACCCCAGCAGTCAGGTCTTCAGTACTCCTCAAGTACCTTCTACGACCTCTGTGGCATCATCTCCATTTCCCCCTGTTCAGTTTACATATCCCAATGCTTCCTACTTGAAAGGGTATGAAGATGCTCAATCCTCCTATGGATATACAAACAAATTTCCTTATGTTATGGAGAGCACAGCAAACGACAATCCCCATTGTTTTGATGCTGCAGTCTATGACCATAACCAGCTTGTCAATACATCGGCAATATTGGATAGCTCAAATCAAAACAGCCAAATGGCATATGAACATGCTACTAATCCTTTAGTGGTCTCTCACTTTCATATGCCTAGTAAAGACTTTCAGCCTACTTCACCATATGTTCCTAGGTTTGCCGATGCTATGATAGGTTTTGCGAATGTGCCACCACAATCCGAGAAGTTAGTCCCTTCTCAAGATAAATGTGGTTATTATCCAGTTACTGGTGTTGGTAACTCTTACTGGACAAACACCAATCCTATTCCTGAATCACAGCCAACGAATGAAGTGGGATCAAGTGTCCCTTTAGAACAAGAGACAGAAAATATTTCCTGGGCTTTTGGTGCAGAAAAGTTACCATCCCTTGAAATGTCTGTTTCATCTCTTCAGGAAGTTGAAGGACAGAAAGCACGTGAGAAAGATCAAGTAACTAGGAGTGAGTATCAGGTTTTTCATGAAATTATCAATCTTAACAAGGATTCTATCGAATGGGAAGGAGATACAATAATGCCGATAAAGAATAATTCCGTTGGTCAGTTTAGGGAAATGTTTGCCATTGAGAAGAATTATGTCTTAAATGACGAGTTTTTGGAGCACACAAAGAATTTGCCTCAAATAATCTGCTGCCCAGACTCACAAGTCTCTCTTCATGTCCCAAAGTCTGAGTTGCAGATGAATGGAAGCAACAACTCTTCTTCGTCCTTTAGTTCTGCAGAATATCCAGCAGATTTCTGGAGAGAGCTTTCTGGAAACTGCCAAATAAGTCAGAACAAGCCTGAATTTCTCATCAAGAGCCAAACAGGACCTCGTTCAACTAACTGTGATACAGATTTCTATG ATCATCTCATTTTCCCAGAAACTGCAGACCATGCTCTGAAGGGAGACGTCACTTGCCAGAAGCAAATGGTGAAGAAGTCTAACGACATGACAAGTTCTCATGAATGCATGAATAACAAAATTACCTATATAAATTCTATGGAAGACTTGGACATTAGAAATGGGATCTTTGTAAACTCTCAGTACCCAAATAATTATCATAAACCTGGCATACAGCAAGGTCCTGTtaaagttgaagatgtggctGGCAGCCTGCAACATGGAATCCCTTCCTCCTCAACAAATTCCATCCAGAGACCTGATGAAGACAGTGAAGCTGCTGAGTCCCCTGAAGATACATCAGGAACTGAAAGTCATCTCTCTGAATCTAATGATTAT GTTGTTGGAGTTGATGAAATAACTACAAGCGAATTATTAATTGAAGCTGCAGTTATTGAAAAGGAAGCCAGCATCTATGGTTTGCAG ATCATAAGAAATACTGAACTTGAAGACCTACAAGAGTTGGGATCTGGTACCTTTGGAACAGTATTTCATGGAAAATGGAGGGGGACAGATGTTGCTATCAAGAGAATAAAACAGAGCTGTTTTGCTGGGAGATCTTCTGAACAAGAAAAACTG GCCAAAGATTTCTGGAGGGAGGCTAAAATTCTTTCCACACTTCACCATCCCAACATAGTAGCATTCTATGGGGTGGTTCCTGATGGGCCTGGGGGGACATTGGCTACTGTTACCGAATACTTGGTAAACGGGTCACTACGACATGTCCTCTTGAGGAAGGGTCG AGTGTTGGATCGGCGTAGAAAGGTTATCATTGCATTGGATGCTGCTTTTGGCATGGAATACTTGCATGTGAGAAACATCGTTCATTTTGATTTGAAGTGTGACAACTTGCTAGTTAACTTGGGCGATCCTCGCAGGCCTGTGTGCAAG GTTGGTGATTTCGGACTATCAAGAATCAAGCGGAATACTTTTGTGTCAGGAGGTGTTCGAGGAACACTTCCTTGGATGGCTCCAGAATTACTAAATGGAAACAGTAGTCAG GTAGATGTTTTCTCCTTTGGCGTCACACTGTGGGAGATTTTGACTGGAGAAGAACCTTATGTGAATATGCGCTGTGGTGCTATCATAG GTGGAATTGTGAGCGACTCGCTGAGGCCACCAGTGCCAGAACGATGTGATCCAGAGTGGAGAATGCTGATGGAACAATGCTGGTCGCATGAGCCTGAAGCAAGGCCGCCGTTTTCGGAGATAACAAAGAGACTGCAAGGTATGTCTAAGGGTATCCTACCAAAGAGAGTGAATAGAGTAAAGAGATGA
- the LOC121803670 gene encoding uncharacterized protein LOC121803670 isoform X6, with protein sequence MGSKFCEQTDADYQNNGVKSPPNICVLTGEEFLDEFLRDRVASRRVPVANDTDQIPSSKPGYDVAQDHLVTSIHDTRKTDAESCPDYVDLSSAEGNGVNMNGSNAYYKELHVNGQNHRKCSGDLDRGSPSGPLVYSSESPHSNQSYSKGSECTDSSFSRKLKLLCSFGGKILPRPNDGKLRYVGGDTRIISLEKNATYLELLKKIMVICKYHNTIKYQLPGEDLDALISVASDEDLHHMFEEYHDLEKVSQRPRLFLVSSGDIESPYSSEGRTMQQGDCPYVAAVNGMVDSSPRRTYSRESLESQWTNNVDSPTLQMDSPTSFHHLEYQNGGGSLNTTWTLSNPSSQVFSTPQVPSTTSVASSPFPPVQFTYPNASYLKGYEDAQSSYGYTNKFPYVMESTANDNPHCFDAAVYDHNQLVNTSAILDSSNQNSQMAYEHATNPLVVSHFHMPSKDFQPTSPYVPRFADAMIGFANVPPQSEKLVPSQDKCGYYPVTGVGNSYWTNTNPIPESQPTNEVGSSVPLEQETENISWAFGAEKLPSLEMSVSSLQEVEGQKAREKDQVTRSEYQVFHEIINLNKDSIEWEGDTIMPIKNNSVGQFREMFAIEKNYVLNDEFLEHTKNLPQIICCPDSQVSLHVPKSELQMNGSNNSSSSFSSAEYPADFWRELSGNCQISQNKPEFLIKSQTGPRSTNCDTDFYDHLIFPETADHALKGDVTCQKQMVKKSNDMTSSHECMNNKITYINSMEDLDIRNGIFVNSQYPNNYHKPGIQQGPVKVEDVAGSLQHGIPSSSTNSIQRPDEDSEAAESPEDTSGTESHLSESNDYVVGVDEITTSELLIEAAVIEKEASIYGLQIIRNTELEDLQELGSGTFGTVFHGKWRGTDVAIKRIKQSCFAGRSSEQEKLAKDFWREAKILSTLHHPNIVAFYGVVPDGPGGTLATVTEYLVNGSLRHVLLRKGRVLDRRRKVIIALDAAFGMEYLHVRNIVHFDLKCDNLLVNLGDPRRPVCKVGDFGLSRIKRNTFVSGGVRGTLPWMAPELLNGNSSQMFSPLASHCGRF encoded by the exons ATGGGAAGTAAGTTCTGTGAACAGACTGATGCTGATTATCAGAACAATGGAGTGAAAAGCCCACCTAACATATGTGTGCTGACAGGGGAGGAATTTTTAGATGAATTTTTGAGGGACCGCGTTGCATCTAGGAGAGTGCCTGTTGCAAATGACACCGATCAGATCCCCTCGAGCAAACCAGGCTATGATGTTGCTCAGGATCACCTTGTTACAAGTATTCATGATACTAGGAAAACAGATGCCGAGAGTTGTCCAGATTATGTAGATTTATCTTCTGCTGAGGGAAATGGAGTCAATATGAACGGATCAAATGCATATTACAAGGAATTGCATGTGAATGGACAGAACCACAGAAAGTGTTCTGGGGATTTGGATAGAGGTAGTCCATCTGGTCCACTTGTTTACTCCTCAGAGTCTCCTCATTCAAATCAGAGTTATAGTAAGGGATCAGAATGTACAGACAGTTCGTTTTCAAGAAAATTAAAACTCCTCTGCAGTTTTGGAGGAAAAATATTACCAAGACCAAATGATGGGAAGCTTAGATATGTTGGTGGTGATACAAGGATTATATCTCTTGAGAAAAATGCAACCTATCTGGAGCTTCTGAAAAAAATAATGGTGATTTGTAAGTATCATAATACAATCAAGTACCAACTTCCAGGTGAAGATCTGGATGCGCTTATATCGGTGGCTTCTGATGAAGATCTTCATCATATGTTTGAAGAATATCATGATCTAGAGAAAGTATCTCAGAGACCGAGActttttcttgtttcttctgGTGATATTGAGAGTCCGTATTCTTCAGAAGGTAGGACTATGCAGCAAGGTGACTGTCCATATGTTGCTGCTGTTAATGGCATGGTGGATTCTAGCCCTCGTCGAACCTATAGCAGGGAGAGCTTGGAAAGCCAGTGGACAAATAATGTCGACAGTCCAACTCTACAGATGGACTCACCTACTTCTTTTCATCATTTAGAATACCAGAATGGAGGTGGTTCGTTAAATACCACATGGACACTTTCTAACCCCAGCAGTCAGGTCTTCAGTACTCCTCAAGTACCTTCTACGACCTCTGTGGCATCATCTCCATTTCCCCCTGTTCAGTTTACATATCCCAATGCTTCCTACTTGAAAGGGTATGAAGATGCTCAATCCTCCTATGGATATACAAACAAATTTCCTTATGTTATGGAGAGCACAGCAAACGACAATCCCCATTGTTTTGATGCTGCAGTCTATGACCATAACCAGCTTGTCAATACATCGGCAATATTGGATAGCTCAAATCAAAACAGCCAAATGGCATATGAACATGCTACTAATCCTTTAGTGGTCTCTCACTTTCATATGCCTAGTAAAGACTTTCAGCCTACTTCACCATATGTTCCTAGGTTTGCCGATGCTATGATAGGTTTTGCGAATGTGCCACCACAATCCGAGAAGTTAGTCCCTTCTCAAGATAAATGTGGTTATTATCCAGTTACTGGTGTTGGTAACTCTTACTGGACAAACACCAATCCTATTCCTGAATCACAGCCAACGAATGAAGTGGGATCAAGTGTCCCTTTAGAACAAGAGACAGAAAATATTTCCTGGGCTTTTGGTGCAGAAAAGTTACCATCCCTTGAAATGTCTGTTTCATCTCTTCAGGAAGTTGAAGGACAGAAAGCACGTGAGAAAGATCAAGTAACTAGGAGTGAGTATCAGGTTTTTCATGAAATTATCAATCTTAACAAGGATTCTATCGAATGGGAAGGAGATACAATAATGCCGATAAAGAATAATTCCGTTGGTCAGTTTAGGGAAATGTTTGCCATTGAGAAGAATTATGTCTTAAATGACGAGTTTTTGGAGCACACAAAGAATTTGCCTCAAATAATCTGCTGCCCAGACTCACAAGTCTCTCTTCATGTCCCAAAGTCTGAGTTGCAGATGAATGGAAGCAACAACTCTTCTTCGTCCTTTAGTTCTGCAGAATATCCAGCAGATTTCTGGAGAGAGCTTTCTGGAAACTGCCAAATAAGTCAGAACAAGCCTGAATTTCTCATCAAGAGCCAAACAGGACCTCGTTCAACTAACTGTGATACAGATTTCTATG ATCATCTCATTTTCCCAGAAACTGCAGACCATGCTCTGAAGGGAGACGTCACTTGCCAGAAGCAAATGGTGAAGAAGTCTAACGACATGACAAGTTCTCATGAATGCATGAATAACAAAATTACCTATATAAATTCTATGGAAGACTTGGACATTAGAAATGGGATCTTTGTAAACTCTCAGTACCCAAATAATTATCATAAACCTGGCATACAGCAAGGTCCTGTtaaagttgaagatgtggctGGCAGCCTGCAACATGGAATCCCTTCCTCCTCAACAAATTCCATCCAGAGACCTGATGAAGACAGTGAAGCTGCTGAGTCCCCTGAAGATACATCAGGAACTGAAAGTCATCTCTCTGAATCTAATGATTAT GTTGTTGGAGTTGATGAAATAACTACAAGCGAATTATTAATTGAAGCTGCAGTTATTGAAAAGGAAGCCAGCATCTATGGTTTGCAG ATCATAAGAAATACTGAACTTGAAGACCTACAAGAGTTGGGATCTGGTACCTTTGGAACAGTATTTCATGGAAAATGGAGGGGGACAGATGTTGCTATCAAGAGAATAAAACAGAGCTGTTTTGCTGGGAGATCTTCTGAACAAGAAAAACTG GCCAAAGATTTCTGGAGGGAGGCTAAAATTCTTTCCACACTTCACCATCCCAACATAGTAGCATTCTATGGGGTGGTTCCTGATGGGCCTGGGGGGACATTGGCTACTGTTACCGAATACTTGGTAAACGGGTCACTACGACATGTCCTCTTGAGGAAGGGTCG AGTGTTGGATCGGCGTAGAAAGGTTATCATTGCATTGGATGCTGCTTTTGGCATGGAATACTTGCATGTGAGAAACATCGTTCATTTTGATTTGAAGTGTGACAACTTGCTAGTTAACTTGGGCGATCCTCGCAGGCCTGTGTGCAAG GTTGGTGATTTCGGACTATCAAGAATCAAGCGGAATACTTTTGTGTCAGGAGGTGTTCGAGGAACACTTCCTTGGATGGCTCCAGAATTACTAAATGGAAACAGTAGTCAG ATGTTTTCTCCTTTGGCGTCACACTGTGGGAGATTTTGA
- the LOC121803670 gene encoding uncharacterized protein LOC121803670 isoform X5: MGSKFCEQTDADYQNNGVKSPPNICVLTGEEFLDEFLRDRVASRRVPVANDTDQIPSSKPGYDVAQDHLVTSIHDTRKTDAESCPDYVDLSSAEGNGVNMNGSNAYYKELHVNGQNHRKCSGDLDRGSPSGPLVYSSESPHSNQSYSKGSECTDSSFSRKLKLLCSFGGKILPRPNDGKLRYVGGDTRIISLEKNATYLELLKKIMVICKYHNTIKYQLPGEDLDALISVASDEDLHHMFEEYHDLEKVSQRPRLFLVSSGDIESPYSSEGRTMQQGDCPYVAAVNGMVDSSPRRTYSRESLESQWTNNVDSPTLQMDSPTSFHHLEYQNGGGSLNTTWTLSNPSSQVFSTPQVPSTTSVASSPFPPVQFTYPNASYLKGYEDAQSSYGYTNKFPYVMESTANDNPHCFDAAVYDHNQLVNTSAILDSSNQNSQMAYEHATNPLVVSHFHMPSKDFQPTSPYVPRFADAMIGFANVPPQSEKLVPSQDKCGYYPVTGVGNSYWTNTNPIPESQPTNEVGSSVPLEQETENISWAFGAEKLPSLEMSVSSLQEVEGQKAREKDQVTRSEYQVFHEIINLNKDSIEWEGDTIMPIKNNSVGQFREMFAIEKNYVLNDEFLEHTKNLPQIICCPDSQVSLHVPKSELQMNGSNNSSSSFSSAEYPADFWRELSGNCQISQNKPEFLIKSQTGPRSTNCDTDFYDHLIFPETADHALKGDVTCQKQMVKKSNDMTSSHECMNNKITYINSMEDLDIRNGIFVNSQYPNNYHKPGIQQGPVKVEDVAGSLQHGIPSSSTNSIQRPDEDSEAAESPEDTSGTESHLSESNDYVVGVDEITTSELLIEAAVIEKEASIYGLQIIRNTELEDLQELGSGTFGTVFHGKWRGTDVAIKRIKQSCFAGRSSEQEKLAKDFWREAKILSTLHHPNIVAFYGVVPDGPGGTLATVTEYLVNGSLRHVLLRKGRVLDRRRKVIIALDAAFGMEYLHVRNIVHFDLKCDNLLVNLGDPRRPVCKVGDFGLSRIKRNTFVSGGVRGTLPWMAPELLNGNSSQVSEKMFSPLASHCGRF; this comes from the exons ATGGGAAGTAAGTTCTGTGAACAGACTGATGCTGATTATCAGAACAATGGAGTGAAAAGCCCACCTAACATATGTGTGCTGACAGGGGAGGAATTTTTAGATGAATTTTTGAGGGACCGCGTTGCATCTAGGAGAGTGCCTGTTGCAAATGACACCGATCAGATCCCCTCGAGCAAACCAGGCTATGATGTTGCTCAGGATCACCTTGTTACAAGTATTCATGATACTAGGAAAACAGATGCCGAGAGTTGTCCAGATTATGTAGATTTATCTTCTGCTGAGGGAAATGGAGTCAATATGAACGGATCAAATGCATATTACAAGGAATTGCATGTGAATGGACAGAACCACAGAAAGTGTTCTGGGGATTTGGATAGAGGTAGTCCATCTGGTCCACTTGTTTACTCCTCAGAGTCTCCTCATTCAAATCAGAGTTATAGTAAGGGATCAGAATGTACAGACAGTTCGTTTTCAAGAAAATTAAAACTCCTCTGCAGTTTTGGAGGAAAAATATTACCAAGACCAAATGATGGGAAGCTTAGATATGTTGGTGGTGATACAAGGATTATATCTCTTGAGAAAAATGCAACCTATCTGGAGCTTCTGAAAAAAATAATGGTGATTTGTAAGTATCATAATACAATCAAGTACCAACTTCCAGGTGAAGATCTGGATGCGCTTATATCGGTGGCTTCTGATGAAGATCTTCATCATATGTTTGAAGAATATCATGATCTAGAGAAAGTATCTCAGAGACCGAGActttttcttgtttcttctgGTGATATTGAGAGTCCGTATTCTTCAGAAGGTAGGACTATGCAGCAAGGTGACTGTCCATATGTTGCTGCTGTTAATGGCATGGTGGATTCTAGCCCTCGTCGAACCTATAGCAGGGAGAGCTTGGAAAGCCAGTGGACAAATAATGTCGACAGTCCAACTCTACAGATGGACTCACCTACTTCTTTTCATCATTTAGAATACCAGAATGGAGGTGGTTCGTTAAATACCACATGGACACTTTCTAACCCCAGCAGTCAGGTCTTCAGTACTCCTCAAGTACCTTCTACGACCTCTGTGGCATCATCTCCATTTCCCCCTGTTCAGTTTACATATCCCAATGCTTCCTACTTGAAAGGGTATGAAGATGCTCAATCCTCCTATGGATATACAAACAAATTTCCTTATGTTATGGAGAGCACAGCAAACGACAATCCCCATTGTTTTGATGCTGCAGTCTATGACCATAACCAGCTTGTCAATACATCGGCAATATTGGATAGCTCAAATCAAAACAGCCAAATGGCATATGAACATGCTACTAATCCTTTAGTGGTCTCTCACTTTCATATGCCTAGTAAAGACTTTCAGCCTACTTCACCATATGTTCCTAGGTTTGCCGATGCTATGATAGGTTTTGCGAATGTGCCACCACAATCCGAGAAGTTAGTCCCTTCTCAAGATAAATGTGGTTATTATCCAGTTACTGGTGTTGGTAACTCTTACTGGACAAACACCAATCCTATTCCTGAATCACAGCCAACGAATGAAGTGGGATCAAGTGTCCCTTTAGAACAAGAGACAGAAAATATTTCCTGGGCTTTTGGTGCAGAAAAGTTACCATCCCTTGAAATGTCTGTTTCATCTCTTCAGGAAGTTGAAGGACAGAAAGCACGTGAGAAAGATCAAGTAACTAGGAGTGAGTATCAGGTTTTTCATGAAATTATCAATCTTAACAAGGATTCTATCGAATGGGAAGGAGATACAATAATGCCGATAAAGAATAATTCCGTTGGTCAGTTTAGGGAAATGTTTGCCATTGAGAAGAATTATGTCTTAAATGACGAGTTTTTGGAGCACACAAAGAATTTGCCTCAAATAATCTGCTGCCCAGACTCACAAGTCTCTCTTCATGTCCCAAAGTCTGAGTTGCAGATGAATGGAAGCAACAACTCTTCTTCGTCCTTTAGTTCTGCAGAATATCCAGCAGATTTCTGGAGAGAGCTTTCTGGAAACTGCCAAATAAGTCAGAACAAGCCTGAATTTCTCATCAAGAGCCAAACAGGACCTCGTTCAACTAACTGTGATACAGATTTCTATG ATCATCTCATTTTCCCAGAAACTGCAGACCATGCTCTGAAGGGAGACGTCACTTGCCAGAAGCAAATGGTGAAGAAGTCTAACGACATGACAAGTTCTCATGAATGCATGAATAACAAAATTACCTATATAAATTCTATGGAAGACTTGGACATTAGAAATGGGATCTTTGTAAACTCTCAGTACCCAAATAATTATCATAAACCTGGCATACAGCAAGGTCCTGTtaaagttgaagatgtggctGGCAGCCTGCAACATGGAATCCCTTCCTCCTCAACAAATTCCATCCAGAGACCTGATGAAGACAGTGAAGCTGCTGAGTCCCCTGAAGATACATCAGGAACTGAAAGTCATCTCTCTGAATCTAATGATTAT GTTGTTGGAGTTGATGAAATAACTACAAGCGAATTATTAATTGAAGCTGCAGTTATTGAAAAGGAAGCCAGCATCTATGGTTTGCAG ATCATAAGAAATACTGAACTTGAAGACCTACAAGAGTTGGGATCTGGTACCTTTGGAACAGTATTTCATGGAAAATGGAGGGGGACAGATGTTGCTATCAAGAGAATAAAACAGAGCTGTTTTGCTGGGAGATCTTCTGAACAAGAAAAACTG GCCAAAGATTTCTGGAGGGAGGCTAAAATTCTTTCCACACTTCACCATCCCAACATAGTAGCATTCTATGGGGTGGTTCCTGATGGGCCTGGGGGGACATTGGCTACTGTTACCGAATACTTGGTAAACGGGTCACTACGACATGTCCTCTTGAGGAAGGGTCG AGTGTTGGATCGGCGTAGAAAGGTTATCATTGCATTGGATGCTGCTTTTGGCATGGAATACTTGCATGTGAGAAACATCGTTCATTTTGATTTGAAGTGTGACAACTTGCTAGTTAACTTGGGCGATCCTCGCAGGCCTGTGTGCAAG GTTGGTGATTTCGGACTATCAAGAATCAAGCGGAATACTTTTGTGTCAGGAGGTGTTCGAGGAACACTTCCTTGGATGGCTCCAGAATTACTAAATGGAAACAGTAGTCAGGTTTCTGAGAAA ATGTTTTCTCCTTTGGCGTCACACTGTGGGAGATTTTGA